In Ostrea edulis chromosome 4, xbOstEdul1.1, whole genome shotgun sequence, a single window of DNA contains:
- the LOC125670614 gene encoding cytochrome P450 10-like: MATKSTTFSKLFTKTLQVQNRVVSTSATNHQAIALTDVAPLTCPLETMLGSMDQLRTPFTFPEKPKTHISTPSVKSFDSIPGPKGLPIIGTLFDYMKKDGLRFNKLFEAFRQRSLQYGPVYKEQIANMTTVVISDPSEYNKIIRAEGRYPKRRELDPWFMYREKKKMGQGLVNSQGPEWHKYRSAASKKMLKMKEVMDYCTNMDKVADDFLVHISNMRNQQGEVVGIERECFKWAMESMGTFLFESRLGCFGPNPPIEAQDFIQNLQGLFHLMQELMYSLPIYKIVPTKMWKQFETYCDNVFQIGRSYVNKKAAQIQENPTKEGEKMSFIEYMMNQESLTQSEALSTCADLLVGATETTSNGSLWALYCLAKNPKIQEKLYQETKRVLSKNEPITPEKLSELQYVKAVIKETFRLYPLTFTTSRYVEEDLEVGGYTLPAGTHVQANLYGMFRDNQFFPEPEVFKPERWLKEYQMDKELKALSNLVWGHGARMCIGRRFAEQEMYILLTKIVQNYQVEYNHGTVEPVLNTVMNPDRPLLFSFIPRD; the protein is encoded by the exons ATGGCAACAAAAAGCACAACTTTCAGCAAACTGTTCACAAAAACTTTACAAGTTCAAAATCGGGTCGTTTCAACCTCCGCCACGAACCATCAGGCGATCGCCCTAACTGACGTAGCACCCCTCACA TGTCCATTAGAAACAATGCTGGGAAGTATGGACCAATTACGAACTCCATTCACATTTCCTGAGAAACCAAAGACACATATTTCGACGCCGTCAGTCAAATCCTTCGACAGCATTCCCGGGCCAAAGGGACTCCCCATCATAGGAACACTCTTTGATTACATGAAGAAAGACGGACTCCGCTTCAACAAACTGTTCGAA GCATTCAGACAAAGGTCTCTCCAATATGGACCGGTCTACAAGGAACAAATAGCCAATATGACCACGGTTGTCATCAGCGATCCATCAGAGTACAACAAAATCATACGAGCTGAGGGAAGATACCCCAAAAGACGGGAACTGGACCCCTGGTTCATGTACCGTGAAAAGAAGAAGATGGGCCAAGGCCTTGTTAACTC ACAAGGTCCTGAGTGGCACAAATATCGTAGTGCAGCATCCAAGAAAATGCTGAAAATGAAAGAAGTTATGGACTACTGCACAAACATGGACAAAGTAGCAGACGACTTCCTCGTACACATCTCCAATATGAGGAACCAGCAAGGCGAAGTTGTTGGCATTGAAAGAGAATGCTTTAAATGGGCCATGGAAT CAATGGGCACCTTTCTCTTCGAATCACGATTAGGCTGCTTTGGACCCAATCCACCAATCGAAGCTCAGGACTTCATTCAGAATCTTCAGGGCCTGTTTCACCTTATGCAAGAACTAATGTATAGTCTTCCCATTTACAAAATAGTCCCTACCAAAATGTGGAAGCAGTTTGAAACCTACTGCgacaatgtttttcaaattggGAGATCATACGTCAACAAG AAAGCTGCTCAGATTCAAGAAAACCCCACCAAAGAAGGGGAAAAGATGTCATTCATTGAATACATGATGAACCAGGAATCCCTAACTCAAAGCGAGGCTCTATCCACATGTGCTGACTTACTTGTCGGCGCCACAGAAACG ACATCCAATGGAAGTCTATGGGCATTGTATTGTCTAGCCAAAAACCCAAAGATCCAGGAGAAATTATATCAAGAAACAAAACGAGTTTTATCCAAGAACGAACCAATCACACCCGAGAAACTTTCTGAACTGCAGTATGTTAAAGCAGTCATCAAGGAAACATTCAG GTTATATCCCCTCACCTTTACAACCAGTAGATATGTGGAGGAGGACTTAGAGGTCGGAGGTTACACTCTTCCTGCCGGG ACCCATGTTCAAGCTAACCTGTATGGCATGTTCCGGGACAACCAATTCTTCCCAGAGCCAGAGGTATTTAAACCCGAGAGATGGCTGAAGGAATATCAAATGGACAAAGAACTGAAAGCTCTCTCCAACCTCGTCTGGGGGCATGGCGCCCGAATGTGCATAG GAAGGCGATTTGCGGAACAAGAAATGTACATTCTTTTGACAAAG ATTGTACAGAATTACCAGGTTGAATACAACCACGGCACAGTGGAACCCGTGTTAAACACAGTGATGAACCCCGACCGTCCTCTTCTGTTTTCGTTCATTCCCAGAGACTGA
- the LOC125669146 gene encoding cytochrome P450 10-like, which translates to MKRNGMILTRCLTRPFQGQRWFISHHENSEQRITSIPEESSFPCPFLVTENTKCPDIPSHSDEKQRYTITPVIKPFQSIPGPRGLPVVGTLFDYMKKDGLRFTKLFEAYRIRALQYGPIYKETIANQSTVVVSDPAEYNKIVRTEGRYPTRSVMEPWFYYREQKKLGQGLVNSNGAEWYKLRTVSAKKMLKMKEVLDFCTDMDNVASDFTIHISKVRNDQNEVLGIEKEIFKWAMESMGTFLFDSRIGLLGTNPPKQSQDFIDNLQGFFRLMQPLTYNFPLYKIFPTTEWRHFQRYADNVFRIGRSFVDKITSQIAHKPLKGVKSSFVHYIRSQESLTENEALSTVVDLLVGATETTSNACLWVLYCLARHPEVQEKLYEETKSVLPNKETITPEKLSQLQYVKAVLKETLRMYPITFATSRFMEKDIEIAGYNIPLGTHVQCNLYGIYLDDKHFVEPKAFRPERWLRENKMDKEVKALSNLVWGHGARMCIGRRLAEQEIHILVTKIIQEFRLEYNHEPVGAVVRTVMTPDRPLRISFVPRT; encoded by the exons atgaaaagaaatggaatgaTCCTGACACGATGCTTGACCAGGCCTTTTCAAGGCCAAAGATGGTTCATTTCCCACCACGAAAACAGCGAGCAACGGATTACCTCCATCCCTGAGGAATCGTCATTTCCG TGTCCATTTCTGGTGACAGAGAACACGAAATGTCCGGATATACCGTCACACTCTGACGAAAAACAAAGGTACACTATAACCCCAGTAATCAAACCATTCCAGAGCATTCCCGGGCCAAGAGGACTTCCTGTTGTGGGAACTCTCTTTGATTATATGAAGAAAGACGGACTCCGGTTCACAAAATTATTTGAG GCATACAGAATAAGAGCACTCCAATATGGACCGATTTACAAAGAGACCATTGCCAACCAATCAACAGTTGTTGTTAGCGATCCTGCTGAATACAATAAAATCGTGAGGACGGAGGGAAGGTACCCAACCCGGAGTGTGATGGAACCGTGGTTTTATTACCGGGAGCAGAAGAAGCTTGGACAAGGCCTTGTGAATTC AAATGGTGCAGAATGGTATAAACTTCGGACGGTGTCTGCCAAGAAGATGCTGAAGATGAAGGAAGTACTGGACTTCTGTACAGATATGGACAACGTCGCCAGCGATTTCACAATTCACATTTCCAAAGTCAGAAATGACCAAAACGAAGTTCTGGGTATCGAAAAGGAGATTTTCAAATGGGCCATGGAGT CAATGGGAACTTTCTTGTTCGATTCGAGAATTGGTTTATTGGGAACAAATCCACCGAAACAATCACAGGACTTCATAGACAATCTGCAAGGCTTCTTCAGATTAATGCAGCCATTGACCTACAACTTTCCACTGTACAAAATCTTCCCGACCACAGAATGGAGGCATTTTCAAAGATATGCTGACAACGTGTTCCGGATCGGAAGATCATTTGTGGACAAG ATAACATCCCAGATCGCACACAAACCTCTGAAAGGAGTGAAATCTTCTTTCGTCCACTATATCAGGAGTCAGGAATCTCTTACTGAAAACGAGGCTCTATCTACAGTTGTGGACCTTCTAGTGGGGGCCACAGAAACG ACATCAAACGCGTGCCTGTGGGTGTTGTATTGTCTGGCTCGACACCCAGAGGTTCAAGAGAAATTGTATGAGGAGACAAAGAGTGTTTTACCAAACAAAGAAACGATCACTCCGGAGAAGCTCTCACAACTCCAGTACGTCAAGGCTGTTCTTAAAGAAACCCTTCG AATGTACCCAATCACGTTTGCCACGAGCAGATTCATGGAAAAGGACATTGAGATAGCAGGATATAATATACCACTAGGG ACCCATGTTCAGTGCAACCTGTACGGAATATACCTAGACGACAAACACTTCGTGGAACCCAAGGCATTCAGGCCTGAACGTTGGCTGAGAGAAAATAAAATGGACAAGGAAGTGAAGGCTCTTTCTAACCTTGTCTGGGGTCACGGGGCACGCATGTGTATAG GTCGTCGTTTGGCAGAGCAGGAAATTCATATCCTCGTGACCAAG ATTATACAGGAGTTTCGTTTGGAGTACAACCACGAACCCGTGGGGGCTGTTGTGAGGACCGTAATGACGCCTGATCGTCCTCTGCGTATTTCTTTCGTCCCAAGGACCTAA